The Athene noctua chromosome 3, bAthNoc1.hap1.1, whole genome shotgun sequence genome includes a region encoding these proteins:
- the KRBA2 gene encoding KRAB-A domain-containing protein 2: MSQKITIVQRAEPYCVIHIRSHKWTDGLGEGNDRADRLVSVAAPVGDFVKARESHAMFHQNARGLHQQFNITMEEARGIVRACATCSHHGPGLGIGVNPRGLGPCELWQMDVTRVNEFGRLKYVHVTIDTYSKYIWATPQTREKALHVIRHLTSCFAVMGVPTTIKTDNGPAYCSERVRKFCQMWGIKHITGIPHSPTGQAIVERANRKLKQYLQKFKDITDVAERLLRSVFVLNHLCGFF, encoded by the exons atgtcccagaaa atcacAATTGTGCAGCGAGCAGAACCATACTGTGTAATCCATATCAGGAGTCATAAATGGACTGATGGACTAGGGGAAGGTAATGACCGGGCTGATCGGCTGGTCTCTGTAGCAGCCCCTGTTGGTGACTTTGTCAAGGCAAGAGAATCGCATGCTATGTTTCACCAGAATGCTCGAGGACTACATCAGCAGTTTAACATCACTATGGAGGAAGCTCGTGGCATTGTTCGTGCATGTGCTACGTGTAGCCATCATGGCCCAGGACTTGGAATTGGTGTAAATCCACGAGGTTTAGGTCCTTGTGAATTGTGGCAGATGGATGTGACACGTGTTAATGAATTTGGACGATTAAAATATGTGCATGTTACTATAGATACTTACAGTAAATATATATGGGCAACTCCCCAAACAAGAGAGAAAGCACTGCATGTAATACGTCACCTTACTAGTTGCTTTGCAGTTATGGGAGTTCCCACCACAATTAAAACTGACAATGGGCCTGCATATTGCAGTGAAAGGGTTAGAAAATTTTGTCAAATGTGGGGAATAAAGCATATAACAGGAATACCACACTCGCCAACTGGTCAAGCTATTGTAGAACGAGCAAATCGAAAATTGAAACAGTATTTACAAAAGTTTAAGGATATTACTGATGTAGCAGAAAGGCTGTTGAgatctgtttttgttttaaatcacctGTGTGGTTTTTTCTGA